A single genomic interval of Hevea brasiliensis isolate MT/VB/25A 57/8 chromosome 4, ASM3005281v1, whole genome shotgun sequence harbors:
- the LOC110657919 gene encoding uncharacterized protein LOC110657919 isoform X2, with product MYPKVKDRTQSQDDQRDAHHHNWNSLLSFKDIQFLLLQDSCFPVKDYQDVSPPPIARIPKSYVSKVLLPTLKESASEELDKKSNSDEEYRPNIRASSVPRPRAVLSSPELKQCGLQL from the exons A TGTATCCGAAGGTTAAGGATAGAACACAAAGCCAAGATGATCAACGTGATGCGCATCACCATAATTGGAATTCTTTGCTTTCTTTCAAGGATATCCAGTTTCTCTTGCTGCAGGATTCTTGTTTTCCAG TGAAGGACTACCAAGATGTTTCTCCGCCACCCATTGCAAGAATTCCCAAGTCTTATGTATCAAAAGTACTCCTGCCAACACTTAAAGAGTCTGCCTCTGAAG AACTAGACAAGAAAAGCAATTCTGATGAGGAGTACAGACCAAATATTAGAGCCAGTTCAGTCCCACGTCCCCGTGCTGTCTTATCCAGCCCTg AGTTAAAGCAGTGCGGCCTTCAGCTTTGA
- the LOC110657916 gene encoding nuclear transport factor 2 isoform X1: protein MSTPYPIPVTAAQVGTYFVGQYYQLLQQQPEFVYQFYSNASTMLRIDGSSREKATTMLQIHALIVSLNYAGIEIRTAHSLESWNGGVLVMVSGSVQLKDFNGSRKFVETFFLAPQEKGYFVLNDVFHFIDEEQIHHHSAVVLAQNNIESKLNAPTVIPEPVPNYLLGGEIPAREFVSPVEAKENGAVDYYSFSEQQMQQVPESENIWEDNSVDSSGSLQNTVNAAQDKLPVEEPTVEPQKHTYASILRVAKGQSAPSVASQPSFKKNAPPASDWDYAPQSTAKQATVTPNSFERSGSETFEETSAVVDEDEIRSVYVRNLPTTVSEAEIEEEFKNFGKIAPDGVVIRSRKDVGVCYAFVEFEDMTGVHAAVKAGSAHVTGRQVYIEERRPNSNIPSRAGRGRGRGRGNYPTDAPGGRFGGRSFGRGGGYDVGDRDYNRSRGNGYYRPSPRQDRGFTGNQLLRNGQNQSE from the exons ATGTCGACTCCCTATCCCATTCCTGTCACTGCTGCTCAG GTTGGGACGTACTTTGTGGGGCAGTACTATCAGTTACTACAACAACAGCCGGAATTTGTTTACCAGTTCTACAGTAATGCCAGCACTATGCTTCGTATCGATGGTTCTAGCAGAGAAAAAGCCACTACAATGCTC CAAATCCATGCGCTTATTGTGTCACTCAATTATGCTGGGATTGAGATAAGGACGGCACACTCCTTGGAATCATGGAACGGAGGTGTTCTTGTGATGGTTTCTGGTTCTGTGCAATTGAAGGATTTCAATGGAAGTAGGAAATTTGTGGAAACATTTTTCCTTGCACCTCAGGAGAAGGGCTATTTTGTCCTCAATGATGTTTTTCACTTTATTGATGAGGAACAAATTCACCATCATTCAGCTGTTGTACTAGCCCAGAACAATATTGAATCCAAACTTAATGCTCCTACTGTTATTCCAGAGCCAG TTCCAAATTATTTGTTGGGTGGAGAAATCCCGGCTAGGGAGTTTGTTTCTCCTGTTGAAGCCAAGGAAAATGGTGCAGTTGACTACTACAGTTTTTCAGAGCAACAAATGCAGCAAGTTCCCGAGTCTGAAAATATTTGGGAGGATAATTCTGTAGACTCAAGTGGTTCACTTCAAAACACAGTGAATGCTGCACAGGACAAACTGCCTGTTGAGGAACCTACTGTAGAGCCCCAGAAACACACTTATGCTTCTATT TTACGGGTAGCTAAGGGACAATCTGCACCATCAGTGGCTTCCCAGCCTTCATTTAAAAAGAATGCCCCACCTGCTTCAGATTGGGATTATGCTCCACAGTCCACAGCTAAGCAAGCAACCGTGACACCAAATTCATTTGAAAGATCTGGATCAGAAACATTTGAGGAGACTTCAGCTGTGGTAGATGAAG ATGAAATAAGGTCTGTGTATGTGAGAAACTTGCCAACAACTGTATCTGAAGCTGAAATTGAAGAGGAATTCAagaattttggcaaaattgcaccTGATGGTGTTGTCATTCGAAGTCGCAAG GATGTCGGTGTATGTTATGCATTTGTTGAATTTGAAGATATGACTGGTGTTCATGCTGCAGTCAAG GCGGGTAGCGCACATGTTACTGGGCGGCAAGTATACATTGAAGAGCGGAGACCAAATAGCAACATCCCATCCCGTGCAGGAA GAGGAAGGGGTAGAGGCAGGGGCAACTACCCAACAGATGCTCCAGGGGGTCGTTTTGGTGGTAGAAGTTTTGGCAGAGGTGGTGGCTATGATGTAGGTGACCGAGATTACAATAGATCAAGAGGAAATGGTTATTATAGGCCAAGTCCCCGCCAAGATAGAGGGTTCACAGGTAACCAATTACTAAGAAATGGACAAAACCAATCAGAGTAG
- the LOC110657915 gene encoding uncharacterized protein LOC110657915 isoform X1, whose protein sequence is MLLRNSSNPATVTLISPFSGSPSRDLDTINTKHHHLNLTPFSCGTLSPFSELNQEASSFRLRGFRRAWSDSNLERLEYPSCDKEELHFSTTPNKFPKRHCKAMLRGAPSFSIFNVNDVLGDQENRGGDVGREQEDLMRTITIGDSIEAKGSGEFNNMGLIEEEGDLNGIENLNLEEAKEPVSPPLYLASGLGIDGIDFGGGNGGGVGGFDLTSPNFNESGDLEEYYKRMVDEFPCHPLFLANYAQLLQSKGDLHGAEDYYHRATLADPEDGEILLKYAKLEWQLHHDQGRALSNYERAIQAAPQDSHVLAAYASFLWEIDDDGEEDTFQATHIKVESEENLTMPGNSATNQDFKPLQVPPRLTIDVADHSTSDSDTGNNVEEYYRRMVEENPSNSLVLRNYAQFLYQKGDLPGAEEYYSRAVLADPGDGEIMSHYAKLVWEAHRDHSKASSFFEQAVQAAPEDSHVVAAYASFLWETEGNEEDSTNPDQFHNEGSVTTA, encoded by the exons ATGCTTCTGAGGAACTCATCAAACCCTGCAACTGTAACGCTGATATCACCATTCTCAGGCAGCCCTAGTAGGGATTTGGATACCATCAACACAAAACACCACCATCTCAATTTGACACCATTCTCATGCGGCACCTTATCACCCTTCTCTGAACTCAATCAAGAAGCCAGTAGTTTTCGCCTCAGAGGATTTCGAAGAGCTTGGTCTGATAGTAACTTGGAAAGGTTAGAGTATCCATCTTGTGATAAAGAAGAGCTTCATTTTTCAACCACACCCAACAAGTTCCCAAAAAGACATTGCAAGGCCATGTTGCGCGGTGCACCTTCTTTTTCAATATTTAATGTGAATGATGTGCTAGGAGATCAAGAAAATAGGGGAGGAGATGTAGGAAGAGAACAAGAGGACTTGATGAGAACAATTACTATTGGAGACAGTATAGAAGCTAAAGGAAGCGGAGAGTTCAATAACATGGGGCTGATAGAGGAAGAAGGAGATCTAAATGGGATTGAAAATTTGAATCTTGAAGAAGCAAAGGAACCCGTTAGTCCTCCCTTGTATCTTGCTTCAGGGCTTGGGATTGATGGCATTGATTTTGGTGGCGGAAATGGCGGTGGGGTTGGCGGTTTTGATTTAACTTCGCCGAACTTTAATGAAAGTGGCGATCTTGAAGAGTACTATAAGAGGATGGTCGATGAGTTTCCTTGCCACCCTCTGTTTCTAGCAAATTACGCTCAGCTTTTGCAG TCTAAGGGAGACCTTCATGGTGCTGAGGACTACTATCATCGCGCTACGCTCGCAGATCCTGAAGATGGTGAAATCTTATTGAAGTATGCTAAACTCGAGTGGCAACTTCACCATGATCAAGGTAGGGCTTTGAGTAATTATGAACGTGCTATTCAGGCTGCCCCTCAAGATAG tcatGTTCTTGCTGCATATGCCAGTTTTCTCTGGGAAATAGATGATGATGGTGAAGAAGATACATTTCAGGCAACGCATATTAAG GTcgaatcagaggaaaatctaactATGCCCGGCAACTCGGCTACCAATCAAGATTTTAAGCCATTGCAGGTTCCACCTAGGCTTACAATTGATGTGGCAGATCACTCTACATCTGATTCTGATACGGGCAACAATGTTGAGGAGTATTACAGGAGGATGGTTGAGGAAAATCCTTCCAACTCTTTGGTGTTAAGAAATTATGCTCAATTTCTGTATCAG AAGGGGGACCTTCCAGGCGCTGAGGAATATTACTCGCGTGCTGTACTAGCTGATCCCGGGGATGGTGAAATCATGTCACATTATGCAAAGTTGGTATGGGAAGCTCATCGAGACCACAGTAAAGCCTCAAGTTTCTTTGAGCAAGCAGTTCAAGCTGCTCCTGAGGACAG CCACGTTGTTGCAGCATATGCTAGTTTCCTCTGGGAAACGGAAGGAAATGAAGAGGATAGCACAAATCCTGATCAATTTCACAATGAAGGTTCTGTGACTACCGCTTAA
- the LOC110657914 gene encoding uncharacterized protein LOC110657914, which yields MSRGFAPPFQLLELNVISAQDLAKVSRKMKTYVVAWVHPDRKLSTRVDIQGHNNPTWNDKFVFRVDDEFLYGQTSAIMIEIYALHWFRDIHVGTIRVIVGNLVPPPQLHRQHRQHHVQLGMRFVALQVRRRSGCPQGILNIGVALLDTSMRSMPLYTQNASAIGYRHLMGEKDPQMHNDNHRTKDDEKNSDSRNQFLLPWNPKPELRRTKSDTSSMIGSDAVAKKMLNKKKAGSMVNGSAYEKQNSNPSSVITDSEIFKNYNKGKPHSTSSGSVYGTLTKAKYRSNVSGGNITKVKNKIHSSLIDDNSSSTFKKFDLGKLHFGTPKNMNLNGGAPFITESDLGPSASEVAAAMITRKKNHYVVEETEGDIMTSWGLESSMEGLQSKLERWRTDLPVTYDRSGLSTLCSGSRGLMKHNTSDSDSDSDVVFSCFGAICGVECSIVCGGSPRGNNPSE from the coding sequence atgtccCGTGGATTTGCTCCGCCATTTCAATTGTTGGAGCTAAATGTGATATCTGCCCAAGACCTCGCCAAGGTCTCACGCAAGATGAAAACCTACGTGGTTGCCTGGGTTCACCCTGACCGCAAACTTTCCACCAGAGTTGATATTCAAGGCCACAACAATCCTACATGGAACGACAAGTTTGTCTTTCGCGTTGACGACGAGTTTCTCTATGGTCAGACCTCCGCCATTATGATTGAGATCTATGCCCTCCATTGGTTCCGCGACATTCACGTTGGCACCATCCGCGTCATTGTTGGAAACCTCGTTCCCCCTCCCCAACTCCACCGTCAGCACCGGCAGCACCACGTTCAGCTCGGCATGCGCTTTGTTGCCCTTCAGGTACGTCGTCGCTCTGGATGTCCTCAGGGTATTCTCAACATTGGGGTGGCCCTTCTTGACACCTCCATGCGAAGCATGCCATTGTATACCCAGAATGCTTCTGCTATTGGTTACCGCCATTTGATGGGGGAGAAGGATCCTCAGATGCATAATGACAATCATAGGACCAAAGACGATGAGAAAAACAGCGATAGTCGGAACCAATTCTTACTTCCATGGAATCCCAAGCCTGAATTGAGACGTACAAAGAGCGACACCAGTTCCATGATCGGCTCTGATGCGGTTGCTAAGAAAATGTTAAATAAAAAGAAGGCCGGTTCAATGGTCAATGGCTCAGCTTATGAGAAACAGAATTCAAATCCTAGCTCCGTCATCACTGATTCCGAGATTTTCAAGAATTATAACAAGGGCAAGCCCCATTCAACTTCTAGTGGGTCGGTCTATGGCACATTGACAAAGGCTAAATACAGGTCCAACGTCTCCGGCGGCAATATCACTAAGGTGAAAAACAAAATCCATTCCAGTTTAATTGACGATAATTCTTCCTCGACATTTAAGAAGTTCGACCTTGGGAAATTGCATTTTGGCACTCCAAAAAACATGAATTTAAACGGTGGGGCGCCGTTTATAACCGAATCAGATCTGGGCCCATCAGCATCAGAGGTGGCAGCAGCAATGATAACAAGGAAAAAAAATCACTACGTGGTAGAAGAGACGGAGGGCGATATAATGACTTCTTGGGGCTTGGAAAGCAGCATGGAAGGCCTCCAATCGAAATTGGAAAGATGGCGAACGGATCTCCCAGTTACATACGATCGTAGTGGTTTATCCACTTTGTGCAGTGGTAGCAGAGGCTTAATGAAGCATAATACTAGTGACAGCGACAGCGATAGCGATGTGGTATTTTCATGCTTCGGTGCGATATGCGGTGTCGAATGCTCTATCGTTTGTGGCGGATCTCCGCGAGGAAACAATCCGAGCGAGTGA
- the LOC110657918 gene encoding pentatricopeptide repeat-containing protein At4g02750 encodes MFSLSNYRGLLKFNRVLSLNLVKSLSILSPTISPQSPVSKTLPYLKPLNSKISKYMKNGLISEAQDLFDEMPQRNTVTWNAMIRGYFKNGQSQKALSLFNVMPERDIYTYNIVISGLMQYGDLDGARELFDGMPFRDVVSWNSIIAGYVHEGWIDEAVRIFNGMPWDMRNVISWNLVIGGLLNNQQVDLAKEYFRGMNIRDAVSWKIMVSGFARVGRIKEAHDFFEEMPIKDVQAWNALMVGYMENQRIEMAEILFQKMPERDLDSWKCFINGLVSCQRVNDALNFYMEMPEKCQKTWNMVLLGLIRNGHVKAVHGFLEKLPYGDIVSWTNILVGYFEVGEVSGAIKLFKLMRTPDTTVWNVMICGLGENGNGEEGLKIFVRMKELGSSPDKATLTSVLTICSDLPASLLGEQIHAEAIKTGFDHVTEVSNAMVTMYARCGHMHSALLEFSSMPSHNIISWNSIICGFSHHGFGEQAIKIFEQMRLTDVEPNHITFVGVLSACSHSGLVDQGRYYFDYMKNNCGLQPTNEHYTCLIDLLGRYGLIDEAMTFVNQMRADGIEVPASVWGALLGACRIHKNIRIGEIAGKSLLEIEPNRSGIYLILAEMYLNVGRREDAEYILNQMKEKGVKKQPGCSWIEVNNNGHVFLSGDSSHQDFSRICCLLDLLHKDMEIMVSKSITALEQFQVALDGP; translated from the coding sequence ATGTTCTCTCTCTCTAACTACCGTGGCCTACTCAAATTCAACCGAGTTCTCTCCCTAAACCTCGTCAAATCACTCTCTATCTTAAGCCCAACAATCTCCCCACAAAGCCCCGTTTCTAAAACACTCCCTTACCTGAAACCTCTCAATTCCAAGATCTCGAAATACATGAAAAATGGCCTTATCAGCGAAGCGCAGGACCTGTTCGATGAAATGCCTCAACGAAATACCGTCACTTGGAATGCTATGATCCGTGGTTACTTTAAGAATGGGCAATCCCAAAAGGCGCTCAGTTTGTTTAATGTAATGCCTGAGCGTGATATTTATACATATAATATAGTGATTTCCGGGTTGATGCAGTATGGTGATTTGGATGGTGCTAGGGAGCTTTTTGATGGCATGCCATTTCGAGACGTTGTTTCATGGAATTCGATTATTGCGGGTTATGTTCATGAGGGGTGGATTGACGAAGCAGTGAGAATATTCAATGGGATGCCATGGGATATGAGAAATGTGATTTCTTGGAACTTGGTGATAGGCGGGCTATTGAACAATCAACAAGTTGATTTGGCTAAGGAGTACTTTAGAGGAATGAATATTAGAGATGCTGTTTCGTGGAAAATTATGGTTTCTGGGTTTGCAAGAGTGGGACGTATTAAGGAAGCTCATGATTTTTTTGAAGAGATGCCCATAAAAGATGTCCAAGCTTGGAACGCCTTGATGGTTGGGTATATGGAAAACCAGCGGATTGAAATGGCagaaattttatttcaaaaaatgcCAGAGCGGGATCTTGACTCTTGGAAGTGTTTCATAAATGGATTGGTAAGTTGTCAAAGAGTCAATGATGCTCTTAACTTCTACATGGAAATGCCAGAGAAATGCCAAAAGACATGGAACATGGTTTTGTTAGGATTAATAAGAAATGGGCATGTCAAAGCAGTTCATGGGTTCCTTGAGAAACTCCCATATGGTGACATAGTGTCATGGACAAATATACTCGTTGGATATTTTGAAGTAGGTGAAGTTAGTGGTGCTATCAAACTTTTCAAATTGATGAGAACTCCTGATACAACCGTATGGAATGTCATGATTTGTGGATTAGGAGAAAATGGTAATGGTGAGGAAGGTCTAAAAATTTTTGTTAGAATGAAAGAGTTAGGTTCATCTCCCGACAAAGCTACACTTACTAGTGTTTTGACAATCTGTTCGGACTTGCCAGCCTCACTTCTTGGTGAACAAATCCATGCAGAGGCAATAAAAACAGGTTTTGATCATGTTACTGAAGTTTCTAATGCAATGGTTACCATGTATGCAAGGTGTGGGCACATGCACTCTGCATTGCTGGAATTCTCTTCTATGCCTAGTCATAATATCATTTCTTGGAATTCTATAATCTGTGGATTTTCTCACCACGGATTTGGTGAACAAGCTATAAAGATTTTTGAACAAATGAGATTAACTGATGTTGAGCCCAATCACATAACTTTTGTTGGTGTTCTGTCTGCATGTAGCCATTCAGGATTGGTGGACCAAGGAAGATACTATTTTGATTATATGAAAAACAATTGTGGTTTGCAGCCAACCAATGAGCATTATACCTGCCTTATCGaccttttgggaagatatggactCATTGATGAGGCAATGACTTTTGTAAATCAAATGAGAGCAGATGGAATTGAAGTCCCTGCAAGTGTCTGGGGAGCTTTGCTTGGAGCATGTAGAATTCACAAGAATATTAGAATTGGTGAGATTGCTGGCAAGAGTTTGTTGGAGATAGAGCCCAATAGGTCTGGCATATATTTGATTCTGgcggaaatgtacttgaatgtcGGAAGAAGAGAAGATGCAGAGTATATTTTGAACCAAATGAAAGAGAAGGGAGTCAAGAAGCAACCAGGTTGTAGTTGGATTGAGGTAAACAACAATGGGCATGTGTTTCTTTCAGGAGATAGCTCACATCAAGACTTCAGTAGGATTTGTTGTCTTTTAGACTTACTCCATAAAGACATGGAGATTATGgtttcaaaatccattactgctCTTGAGCAATTTCAAGTTGCACTCGATGGACCTTAG
- the LOC110657920 gene encoding mitochondrial import receptor subunit TOM9-2-like, whose protein sequence is MASLGKKRLVSGNSSGEEGIVARVTRTVSDSAIVSTAKHAANDAAYVAKRLAKSTGKAAWIAGTTFLILVVPLIIEMDREQQISELELQQQSLLGAPPAPINK, encoded by the coding sequence ATGGCTTCTCTGGGGAAGAAACGGCTTGTTAGCGGTAACAGCAGCGGCGAGGAAGGGATCGTTGCGAGAGTGACGCGCACCGTATCGGATTCAGCTATCGTGAGCACTGCGAAACATGCGGCGAATGACGCGGCATACGTGGCGAAGAGGCTGGCTAAGAGCACGGGAAAGGCGGCGTGGATCGCTGGTACCACTTTCCTCATCCTGGTGGTACCACTCATCATCGAGATGGACCGCGAGCAGCAGATCAGTGAGCTCGAGCTGCAGCAGCAGAGCCTCCTCGGCGCCCCTCCTGCACCAATCAACAAGTGA
- the LOC110657916 gene encoding nuclear transport factor 2 isoform X2 — translation MVSGSVQLKDFNGSRKFVETFFLAPQEKGYFVLNDVFHFIDEEQIHHHSAVVLAQNNIESKLNAPTVIPEPVPNYLLGGEIPAREFVSPVEAKENGAVDYYSFSEQQMQQVPESENIWEDNSVDSSGSLQNTVNAAQDKLPVEEPTVEPQKHTYASILRVAKGQSAPSVASQPSFKKNAPPASDWDYAPQSTAKQATVTPNSFERSGSETFEETSAVVDEDEIRSVYVRNLPTTVSEAEIEEEFKNFGKIAPDGVVIRSRKDVGVCYAFVEFEDMTGVHAAVKAGSAHVTGRQVYIEERRPNSNIPSRAGRGRGRGRGNYPTDAPGGRFGGRSFGRGGGYDVGDRDYNRSRGNGYYRPSPRQDRGFTGNQLLRNGQNQSE, via the exons ATGGTTTCTGGTTCTGTGCAATTGAAGGATTTCAATGGAAGTAGGAAATTTGTGGAAACATTTTTCCTTGCACCTCAGGAGAAGGGCTATTTTGTCCTCAATGATGTTTTTCACTTTATTGATGAGGAACAAATTCACCATCATTCAGCTGTTGTACTAGCCCAGAACAATATTGAATCCAAACTTAATGCTCCTACTGTTATTCCAGAGCCAG TTCCAAATTATTTGTTGGGTGGAGAAATCCCGGCTAGGGAGTTTGTTTCTCCTGTTGAAGCCAAGGAAAATGGTGCAGTTGACTACTACAGTTTTTCAGAGCAACAAATGCAGCAAGTTCCCGAGTCTGAAAATATTTGGGAGGATAATTCTGTAGACTCAAGTGGTTCACTTCAAAACACAGTGAATGCTGCACAGGACAAACTGCCTGTTGAGGAACCTACTGTAGAGCCCCAGAAACACACTTATGCTTCTATT TTACGGGTAGCTAAGGGACAATCTGCACCATCAGTGGCTTCCCAGCCTTCATTTAAAAAGAATGCCCCACCTGCTTCAGATTGGGATTATGCTCCACAGTCCACAGCTAAGCAAGCAACCGTGACACCAAATTCATTTGAAAGATCTGGATCAGAAACATTTGAGGAGACTTCAGCTGTGGTAGATGAAG ATGAAATAAGGTCTGTGTATGTGAGAAACTTGCCAACAACTGTATCTGAAGCTGAAATTGAAGAGGAATTCAagaattttggcaaaattgcaccTGATGGTGTTGTCATTCGAAGTCGCAAG GATGTCGGTGTATGTTATGCATTTGTTGAATTTGAAGATATGACTGGTGTTCATGCTGCAGTCAAG GCGGGTAGCGCACATGTTACTGGGCGGCAAGTATACATTGAAGAGCGGAGACCAAATAGCAACATCCCATCCCGTGCAGGAA GAGGAAGGGGTAGAGGCAGGGGCAACTACCCAACAGATGCTCCAGGGGGTCGTTTTGGTGGTAGAAGTTTTGGCAGAGGTGGTGGCTATGATGTAGGTGACCGAGATTACAATAGATCAAGAGGAAATGGTTATTATAGGCCAAGTCCCCGCCAAGATAGAGGGTTCACAGGTAACCAATTACTAAGAAATGGACAAAACCAATCAGAGTAG
- the LOC110657915 gene encoding uncharacterized protein LOC110657915 isoform X2, with product MLLRNSSNPATVTLISPFSGSPSRDLDTINTKHHHLNLTPFSCGTLSPFSELNQEASSFRLRGFRRAWSDSNLERLEYPSCDKEELHFSTTPNKFPKRHCKAMLRGAPSFSIFNVNDVLGDQENRGGDVGREQEDLMRTITIGDSIEAKGSGEFNNMGLIEEEGDLNGIENLNLEEAKEPVSPPLYLASGLGIDGIDFGGGNGGGVGGFDLTSPNFNESGDLEEYYKRMVDEFPCHPLFLANYAQLLQSKGDLHGAEDYYHRATLADPEDGEILLKYAKLEWQLHHDQGRALSNYERAIQAAPQDSHVLAAYASFLWEIDDDGEEDTFQATHIKVESEENLTMPGNSATNQDFKPLQVPPRLTIDVADHSTSDSDTGNNVEEYYRRMVEENPSNSLVLRNYAQFLYQ from the exons ATGCTTCTGAGGAACTCATCAAACCCTGCAACTGTAACGCTGATATCACCATTCTCAGGCAGCCCTAGTAGGGATTTGGATACCATCAACACAAAACACCACCATCTCAATTTGACACCATTCTCATGCGGCACCTTATCACCCTTCTCTGAACTCAATCAAGAAGCCAGTAGTTTTCGCCTCAGAGGATTTCGAAGAGCTTGGTCTGATAGTAACTTGGAAAGGTTAGAGTATCCATCTTGTGATAAAGAAGAGCTTCATTTTTCAACCACACCCAACAAGTTCCCAAAAAGACATTGCAAGGCCATGTTGCGCGGTGCACCTTCTTTTTCAATATTTAATGTGAATGATGTGCTAGGAGATCAAGAAAATAGGGGAGGAGATGTAGGAAGAGAACAAGAGGACTTGATGAGAACAATTACTATTGGAGACAGTATAGAAGCTAAAGGAAGCGGAGAGTTCAATAACATGGGGCTGATAGAGGAAGAAGGAGATCTAAATGGGATTGAAAATTTGAATCTTGAAGAAGCAAAGGAACCCGTTAGTCCTCCCTTGTATCTTGCTTCAGGGCTTGGGATTGATGGCATTGATTTTGGTGGCGGAAATGGCGGTGGGGTTGGCGGTTTTGATTTAACTTCGCCGAACTTTAATGAAAGTGGCGATCTTGAAGAGTACTATAAGAGGATGGTCGATGAGTTTCCTTGCCACCCTCTGTTTCTAGCAAATTACGCTCAGCTTTTGCAG TCTAAGGGAGACCTTCATGGTGCTGAGGACTACTATCATCGCGCTACGCTCGCAGATCCTGAAGATGGTGAAATCTTATTGAAGTATGCTAAACTCGAGTGGCAACTTCACCATGATCAAGGTAGGGCTTTGAGTAATTATGAACGTGCTATTCAGGCTGCCCCTCAAGATAG tcatGTTCTTGCTGCATATGCCAGTTTTCTCTGGGAAATAGATGATGATGGTGAAGAAGATACATTTCAGGCAACGCATATTAAG GTcgaatcagaggaaaatctaactATGCCCGGCAACTCGGCTACCAATCAAGATTTTAAGCCATTGCAGGTTCCACCTAGGCTTACAATTGATGTGGCAGATCACTCTACATCTGATTCTGATACGGGCAACAATGTTGAGGAGTATTACAGGAGGATGGTTGAGGAAAATCCTTCCAACTCTTTGGTGTTAAGAAATTATGCTCAATTTCTGTATCAG TAG
- the LOC110657919 gene encoding uncharacterized protein LOC110657919 isoform X1, translated as MYPKVKDRTQSQDDQRDAHHHNWNSLLSFKDIQFLLLQDSCFPVKDYQDVSPPPIARIPKSYVSKVLLPTLKESASEELDKKSNSDEEYRPNIRASSVPRPRAVLSSPDNDAMIGNKNRVKAVRPSALKNHHSIQSRHAECKVAPSQAVDGSHLSTRKSKDTIDNNLEGKKTPTTAISSHRRNITNNKPSSARISQIYHTN; from the exons A TGTATCCGAAGGTTAAGGATAGAACACAAAGCCAAGATGATCAACGTGATGCGCATCACCATAATTGGAATTCTTTGCTTTCTTTCAAGGATATCCAGTTTCTCTTGCTGCAGGATTCTTGTTTTCCAG TGAAGGACTACCAAGATGTTTCTCCGCCACCCATTGCAAGAATTCCCAAGTCTTATGTATCAAAAGTACTCCTGCCAACACTTAAAGAGTCTGCCTCTGAAG AACTAGACAAGAAAAGCAATTCTGATGAGGAGTACAGACCAAATATTAGAGCCAGTTCAGTCCCACGTCCCCGTGCTGTCTTATCCAGCCCTg ACAATGATGCAATGATTGGAAATAAAAACAGAGTTAAAGCAGTGCGGCCTTCAGCTTTGAAGAATCATCATTCTATACAAAGTAGACATGCAGAGTGTAAGGTTGCCCCAAGTCAAGCCGTTGATGGAAGTCATCTGAGCACAAGGAAGTCCAAAGACACTATTGATAATAATCTTGAAGGAAAGAAAACGCCAACTACTGCAATATCAAGCCAtagaagaaatattacaaataataaaCCGAGTTCTGCAAGAATCTCACAGATTTATCATACAAATTAG